The following proteins come from a genomic window of Shewanella halifaxensis HAW-EB4:
- a CDS encoding ABC transporter ATP-binding protein — MFKRFESWVDPFPSAEPQQPPKGIYAFCRHYTRGFEVPLVIMSILTALLAILEVSLFGFMGDLVDLLINNDPDTLFEKEGMKLLGMTLLVIVVIPVLVLLHALIVYQALLSNYPMSIRWLAHRYLLKQSVSFYQSDFAGRVATKVMQTSLAVRETVTKLLDVLVYILVYFTSMVVMIAKVDLRLVLPMLVWLAVYIALQFRFLPKLKKVSTEQADARSTMTGRIVDSYTNIATVKLFSHTQEEAQYAKGSMKTFLHTVYRQMRLVTWINVSVQIINYLLAFAIAAVSIWLWSDNAITVGAIAIAISLALRLNGMSQWIMWEISSLFENIGTVADGMNTLSKPTDINDITNAPELIVRKGAIDFNNVSFHYGEDCGVIDELNLNIKAGEKVGLVGRSGAGKSTLVNLLMRFHDVESGSITIDKQDITQVKQDSLRTHIGMVTQDTSLLHRSIRDNILYGNPDASDEELVQAIKNSQAYEFIQTLSDPEGNQGLDAQVGERGVKLSGGQRQRIAIARVLLKNAPILLLDEATSALDSEVEAAIQESLYQLMQGKTVIAIAHRLSTIAAMDRLIVLDEGKIVEQGTHQELIRSGGIYAQLWAHQTGGFLGVD; from the coding sequence ATGTTCAAACGATTTGAGTCTTGGGTTGACCCCTTCCCTAGCGCAGAACCACAACAGCCCCCTAAAGGGATCTATGCATTTTGCCGCCATTACACCCGCGGCTTTGAAGTTCCACTGGTTATCATGTCGATTCTAACGGCGCTGCTAGCCATTCTTGAAGTGTCTTTATTTGGTTTTATGGGGGATTTAGTTGATCTATTAATTAATAACGATCCCGATACTCTTTTTGAAAAAGAAGGCATGAAATTACTTGGAATGACACTATTGGTCATAGTCGTCATCCCGGTTTTGGTGTTGCTGCATGCCCTTATTGTCTATCAGGCGCTATTGAGTAATTACCCCATGTCGATCCGCTGGCTAGCCCATAGGTATCTGCTAAAACAAAGTGTCTCATTTTACCAAAGCGATTTCGCAGGCCGTGTTGCAACCAAGGTGATGCAAACCTCATTAGCCGTTAGAGAAACCGTCACTAAGCTATTAGATGTGTTGGTTTATATTCTGGTTTATTTCACCTCTATGGTGGTAATGATAGCGAAGGTGGATCTTAGATTGGTGCTGCCTATGCTTGTCTGGCTTGCTGTTTATATCGCTTTGCAATTTAGGTTCTTACCCAAGCTAAAAAAAGTGTCAACTGAACAAGCCGATGCTCGCTCAACAATGACGGGACGAATTGTCGATAGTTACACTAACATCGCCACGGTAAAGCTTTTCTCACACACCCAAGAAGAAGCCCAATACGCCAAAGGCAGCATGAAAACTTTTTTGCATACCGTATATAGACAGATGCGTTTAGTCACTTGGATTAATGTGAGTGTGCAGATCATCAACTACCTATTAGCCTTTGCTATTGCTGCTGTATCTATTTGGCTTTGGAGTGATAATGCGATTACGGTTGGTGCGATTGCGATTGCCATCAGTTTGGCGTTAAGGCTCAACGGTATGTCGCAATGGATCATGTGGGAAATTAGCTCGCTATTTGAGAACATTGGTACGGTTGCAGATGGTATGAATACGCTGTCAAAGCCTACCGATATCAATGACATCACTAATGCGCCTGAGCTAATTGTCCGTAAAGGAGCCATCGACTTTAATAATGTCAGTTTTCACTACGGTGAGGACTGCGGTGTGATTGATGAGTTAAATCTGAATATCAAAGCTGGCGAAAAAGTCGGTTTAGTGGGTCGTTCTGGCGCAGGTAAGTCAACTTTAGTTAATTTGCTTATGCGTTTTCATGACGTGGAGTCAGGTAGTATTACGATTGATAAACAAGATATTACTCAAGTCAAACAGGACTCACTTCGGACCCATATAGGCATGGTGACCCAAGATACCTCGTTACTGCACCGCTCTATTCGCGACAATATTCTTTACGGTAATCCTGATGCGAGTGATGAAGAGCTTGTACAAGCAATAAAAAACTCTCAAGCGTATGAGTTTATTCAAACCTTGAGCGATCCTGAGGGTAATCAAGGCTTAGATGCACAGGTCGGCGAACGCGGAGTTAAACTTTCAGGCGGCCAACGTCAACGTATTGCTATCGCGCGAGTTCTACTTAAAAACGCCCCGATCCTTCTCTTAGACGAAGCCACATCCGCATTAGACTCCGAAGTCGAAGCTGCAATACAAGAGAGTCTTTATCAACTAATGCAGGGAAAAACCGTCATTGCGATCGCGCATCGACTATCAACCATTGCTGCAATGGATCGATTAATTGTACTCGATGAAGGGAAAATCGTAGAGCAAGGGACGCATCAGGAGTTGATTCGCTCAGGTGGGATCTACGCACAACTTTGGGCACACCAAACGGGGGGATTTCTCGGCGTTGATTAA
- a CDS encoding Ada metal-binding domain-containing protein translates to MLNHDCKIEREACRKARLARDPRFDGQFFIGVFTTKIYCRPICPAVSPKEENVRYFDSALQAANAGLRPCLRCRPDSAPLSYAWKGTQTTLERAKVIIDAGELSGDDGLSVEALSERLGISSRYLRKLFSEKMGVSVKGYVQYRQLMFAKQLLHQTQLSITQVAFAAGFNSIRRFNEVFKQALQLTPSALRKASTKRPPSDELQQQGQITLRLQLSYRPPLAWTQQHRFYEVRAVEQMEWLEDPLSYGRSFTLNGVSGYFNAKLDAKANVFNVDIVLDNESGLSQLSFIISSIRRVLDLDANVLEIDSVLASLDPLGKQMIPGLRLPGVWSAFEAGCRAILGQQVSIIQASKLLNQLVLAYGEQRLIGAKQVTLFPLPETIAKAELNELKMPGVRKSALNALGQFVSDNPEAEVEQWLSIKGIGPWTTAYAKMRGLSYPDVLLCGDLVVKKRVLSLYAAKADKLATSNGYDELTQELAKHVAPWGSYLTFQLWNLS, encoded by the coding sequence ATGCTAAATCACGACTGTAAGATTGAAAGAGAAGCATGCCGCAAGGCTAGATTAGCTCGAGATCCCAGGTTTGATGGACAGTTTTTTATTGGGGTATTTACCACCAAAATTTACTGTAGGCCAATTTGCCCTGCGGTGAGTCCAAAAGAAGAAAATGTGCGGTATTTTGATTCAGCTCTTCAAGCTGCAAATGCTGGCTTAAGGCCTTGTCTACGTTGCCGGCCAGATAGCGCTCCACTCTCTTATGCATGGAAGGGGACACAAACTACCTTAGAGCGGGCAAAGGTCATAATCGATGCTGGAGAACTTTCTGGGGATGATGGGCTGAGCGTAGAGGCTCTGTCTGAGCGGTTAGGGATTAGCAGCCGTTACCTCAGAAAACTTTTTAGCGAGAAAATGGGGGTCTCGGTTAAAGGTTATGTGCAATACCGACAACTCATGTTTGCAAAGCAATTATTGCATCAAACCCAGCTGAGTATCACTCAAGTCGCATTTGCGGCGGGCTTTAACAGTATTCGACGCTTTAATGAAGTCTTTAAGCAAGCATTGCAATTAACTCCCTCAGCGCTGAGAAAAGCGTCCACAAAAAGGCCACCATCTGACGAGTTGCAACAACAAGGACAAATTACATTGCGATTACAGCTTAGCTATCGTCCGCCACTTGCCTGGACGCAACAGCATCGCTTTTATGAGGTTCGTGCCGTAGAGCAAATGGAGTGGCTTGAAGATCCACTTAGTTATGGTCGAAGTTTCACCTTAAATGGAGTTAGTGGTTACTTCAATGCCAAGCTAGATGCAAAGGCGAATGTGTTCAATGTCGATATTGTGTTAGATAATGAGTCAGGCCTTTCCCAGCTTAGTTTCATTATTAGCAGCATTCGTAGGGTATTGGACTTAGATGCCAACGTGCTTGAGATCGACAGTGTGCTTGCATCGCTAGACCCTTTAGGAAAACAGATGATCCCAGGGTTACGTTTACCTGGGGTATGGTCTGCATTTGAAGCAGGGTGCCGAGCTATATTAGGGCAACAGGTCAGTATTATACAGGCCTCTAAGCTACTGAATCAGTTAGTACTTGCCTACGGGGAGCAGCGCTTGATTGGCGCAAAGCAAGTGACGCTATTTCCATTACCTGAGACGATAGCGAAAGCCGAATTAAACGAGCTAAAAATGCCTGGAGTCAGGAAGAGTGCGCTCAATGCCCTAGGTCAGTTTGTCAGTGATAACCCAGAAGCTGAGGTTGAGCAATGGCTATCGATAAAAGGTATTGGACCATGGACTACCGCCTACGCCAAAATGCGTGGCTTGAGTTATCCCGATGTTTTACTGTGCGGCGATCTTGTGGTTAAAAAACGCGTGCTAAGTCTTTATGCCGCAAAGGCGGATAAGTTAGCAACATCAAATGGCTATGATGAGCTAACTCAAGAGCTTGCCAAACACGTTGCTCCATGGGGCAGTTATCTCACATTTCAGCTTTGGAACCTTTCATGA
- a CDS encoding methylated-DNA--[protein]-cysteine S-methyltransferase — protein sequence MNKPLLPLAKLNFKSEFGALSVCANAEGITHVNFIPQQGDEWLSREVDTNQALMGAGACAENGGCDSYHLAKQHLLQAQLELTEYFDGARRQFEVKLAPKGTEFQCQVWHALSELEYGESCSYADIASRINRPKAVRAVGTANGANPIAIIVPCHRVIGKNGTLTGYAYGIDLKQKLLKLEGLNSKG from the coding sequence ATGAATAAACCGTTACTGCCATTAGCTAAATTGAATTTTAAATCCGAGTTCGGCGCGCTCTCTGTGTGCGCTAATGCAGAGGGCATCACTCACGTTAACTTTATTCCACAGCAAGGGGATGAATGGTTATCAAGAGAAGTTGATACTAACCAAGCATTAATGGGCGCTGGCGCATGTGCAGAGAATGGCGGTTGCGATAGTTATCATCTCGCCAAACAACACCTTTTACAGGCTCAGCTTGAGCTGACGGAGTACTTTGATGGAGCGCGTCGCCAATTTGAGGTAAAACTCGCCCCTAAAGGCACTGAGTTTCAATGTCAGGTTTGGCATGCATTAAGTGAGCTTGAATATGGCGAAAGCTGCAGCTACGCAGATATTGCTAGTCGTATTAATCGTCCTAAAGCGGTGAGAGCGGTGGGCACCGCAAATGGCGCCAATCCCATTGCGATTATTGTGCCTTGCCATAGAGTGATAGGTAAAAATGGTACACTTACTGGCTATGCTTATGGCATCGACTTGAAGCAGAAATTACTTAAACTCGAAGGCTTAAACTCGAAGGGATAG
- a CDS encoding DEAD/DEAH box helicase, translating to MPELLETLKLLSYTTPTAIQSHTIPAVLNGKDVLGGAITGSGKTAAFALPIIQKIAQAKPRAKEGNYVSSLILVPTRELAQQVADSFMRYSQLIKPNLKTLAVYGGVSTNTQMLSLRGGADIVVATPGRLIDLISSNALKLDKTTTLVLDEADRMLSLGFTEELNELLAKLPKTKQTLLFSATFPEEVRELTDSLLNNPVEVQLQSSEESTLVQRVITVNRNRKTALLAELIKDNQWQQVLIFASAKYSCNRLAQKLENAGITAEVFHSDKGQGARNRVLEGFKSGEISVLIATDIAARGIDIEKLPIVINFELPRSPADYMHRIGRSGRAGEAGLAMSLISHDEYQHFKLIEKKNKLRLEREQIPGFEADAEAPEDCPSRDLKPMAKPAGTGKKNRNKLPKANADVWTKKP from the coding sequence ATGCCTGAGTTGCTCGAAACGCTTAAACTGCTGAGTTATACAACGCCGACAGCTATTCAGTCACACACTATTCCTGCTGTGCTAAACGGCAAGGATGTGCTTGGTGGCGCAATAACAGGCTCAGGTAAAACAGCCGCTTTTGCGTTGCCAATCATTCAAAAGATTGCCCAAGCAAAGCCTCGAGCTAAAGAGGGGAACTACGTATCGAGTTTAATCTTGGTGCCGACTCGTGAGTTAGCGCAGCAGGTTGCCGATAGCTTTATGCGCTATTCTCAGCTCATTAAGCCTAACCTAAAAACGCTAGCGGTATATGGCGGCGTATCAACGAATACTCAAATGCTAAGCCTACGCGGCGGTGCCGACATTGTTGTTGCGACTCCTGGACGGTTGATCGATCTCATTTCAAGCAATGCGCTAAAACTGGATAAAACCACTACGTTGGTGCTGGATGAAGCCGATCGCATGTTAAGTCTTGGTTTTACCGAAGAGCTTAATGAGCTTTTAGCAAAGCTGCCAAAGACTAAACAGACATTACTATTTTCTGCAACTTTCCCAGAAGAAGTGCGTGAGCTTACTGATTCTCTACTGAATAACCCAGTAGAAGTACAGTTACAAAGCAGCGAAGAGAGCACACTGGTTCAGCGTGTAATCACGGTTAACCGTAATCGCAAAACGGCTTTACTTGCGGAGCTTATCAAAGACAATCAATGGCAGCAGGTATTGATCTTTGCCAGTGCTAAGTACAGCTGTAACCGACTTGCGCAAAAGCTAGAGAACGCAGGCATTACCGCCGAAGTGTTCCACAGTGATAAAGGCCAAGGTGCACGTAATCGTGTATTAGAGGGTTTCAAGTCTGGTGAGATCAGTGTGTTGATTGCCACCGATATTGCTGCCCGCGGTATTGATATTGAAAAATTGCCAATTGTGATCAACTTTGAACTGCCAAGAAGTCCTGCTGATTATATGCATCGTATTGGTCGAAGTGGCCGTGCAGGCGAAGCAGGTCTAGCAATGAGTTTGATTTCTCACGATGAGTATCAACACTTTAAGTTGATTGAAAAGAAAAACAAACTGAGATTAGAGCGTGAGCAGATCCCTGGTTTTGAAGCGGATGCAGAGGCGCCTGAAGACTGCCCATCCCGTGATCTAAAGCCTATGGCTAAACCTGCTGGAACAGGTAAGAAGAATCGAAATAAGTTACCAAAGGCAAATGCCGACGTTTGGACAAAGAAACCTTAA
- a CDS encoding phosphatase domain-containing protein: MQHLFWLVDGQIAGRSGPNKDPWDLLELKAAGIDAIISVNHGEDCIEAELTGAGLDYLCVPFSRNIPPKPEDLDYCVEQVPKALAFIRECEAQDKTVLIHCRSGKDRTGLIMAYYLMDNGAAPLHAVSQVRAVRDIAFSAEGWDQFAFDVLYALQD; this comes from the coding sequence ATGCAGCACCTATTTTGGTTAGTTGACGGACAAATTGCTGGGCGCAGCGGACCCAATAAAGATCCTTGGGATCTACTTGAGTTAAAAGCTGCAGGGATCGATGCCATTATATCCGTTAATCATGGTGAAGATTGTATTGAAGCAGAGCTTACTGGCGCGGGGTTGGATTACCTATGTGTGCCTTTTTCTCGTAATATTCCGCCTAAGCCGGAAGACTTAGACTATTGTGTCGAACAGGTGCCTAAAGCACTGGCATTTATCCGAGAGTGCGAGGCGCAAGACAAAACCGTACTTATTCATTGCCGCTCAGGTAAGGATAGAACGGGTCTCATAATGGCTTACTATCTTATGGATAATGGCGCTGCACCTTTGCATGCAGTAAGTCAGGTTAGAGCTGTGCGCGATATTGCATTTAGCGCAGAAGGTTGGGATCAATTTGCATTCGATGTGCTTTATGCGTTACAAGATTAA
- a CDS encoding phospholipase D-like domain-containing protein, whose translation MSVLIGCQSSPVFPDKAVTTKLAVQPNWPLVQYVQADVKAHPQQTGVLPLTDGIDAFIARLALVNAATASIDLQYYIYRGDDTGRLLTWHLIDAAQRGVRVRILLDDMAVKNADEALVMLAEHENIQVRLYNPSAERDFRNIAFVAGFSRLNHRMHNKSLTVDNTISVVGGRNIGNEYFSNDTSVEFGDFDLMAIGSAVDEVSDQFDLYWNSPLTVEVGALIPHRVTAEEIADALAVVESEKAAYQSNPYMTRLLSSELISQMQNHALHWYWGSAKLVYDQPDKQNHQLDSDSILADLGEFLQQAKQDVFIVSPYFVPTREGSMNIIESAKAGIDITILTNSLAATDVLAVHAGYRQYRQQLLEAGVKIYEVKANPEQKKSSSWTGSSKSSLHAKTFIIDKRSIFVGSFNFDPRSAWLNTEMGLIIDNQDLAGEVVGGIEASLAKNTYRLVVEEGEIVWFDDFYQRKIYTEPDAGLWRKFLVDCIALLPIESQL comes from the coding sequence ATGAGTGTGTTAATTGGCTGCCAATCCTCTCCCGTTTTCCCCGATAAAGCAGTCACCACAAAGTTAGCTGTTCAGCCTAATTGGCCATTGGTTCAATATGTTCAAGCCGATGTGAAGGCGCATCCTCAGCAAACAGGCGTTTTACCTCTCACCGATGGTATTGATGCCTTTATTGCACGCCTCGCCTTAGTCAATGCTGCAACCGCCAGTATTGATCTGCAGTATTACATCTACCGCGGCGATGATACCGGTAGATTATTAACTTGGCATTTAATCGATGCAGCACAGCGTGGTGTCAGAGTCCGTATTTTACTCGATGATATGGCCGTTAAAAATGCCGATGAAGCCCTCGTTATGCTGGCCGAGCACGAGAATATTCAGGTTCGCCTCTATAATCCATCGGCAGAGAGGGATTTTCGGAATATCGCCTTTGTTGCAGGATTTTCTCGGTTGAATCATCGTATGCACAATAAATCGTTAACCGTTGATAATACGATCAGCGTTGTTGGTGGTCGCAATATCGGTAATGAGTACTTTTCAAATGACACCAGTGTGGAGTTTGGTGATTTTGATCTAATGGCCATAGGTAGCGCCGTCGATGAGGTTTCAGATCAATTTGATCTTTATTGGAACTCGCCATTGACGGTTGAGGTTGGAGCGCTGATCCCCCACAGAGTGACGGCGGAGGAGATCGCCGATGCATTGGCGGTCGTTGAGTCAGAAAAAGCTGCATATCAGTCTAACCCCTACATGACACGTTTATTGAGTAGTGAACTCATTTCTCAGATGCAAAATCATGCTTTGCACTGGTATTGGGGCAGTGCAAAACTGGTTTATGACCAGCCGGACAAACAAAATCATCAATTAGATAGTGATAGTATTTTGGCCGATCTTGGCGAGTTTTTGCAGCAAGCAAAACAAGATGTTTTTATTGTTTCTCCCTATTTTGTACCAACACGAGAGGGGAGTATGAACATTATAGAGTCGGCTAAGGCTGGGATTGATATTACCATTTTAACTAATAGTTTAGCCGCAACCGATGTGCTGGCTGTTCATGCTGGGTATCGGCAGTATCGACAACAGTTATTGGAGGCGGGTGTAAAAATCTATGAAGTCAAAGCTAATCCAGAGCAGAAGAAGAGTAGTAGCTGGACAGGGAGCTCTAAGAGTAGTTTGCATGCTAAAACCTTCATCATAGATAAGCGCTCAATCTTCGTTGGCTCTTTTAACTTTGATCCACGTTCGGCATGGTTGAATACTGAGATGGGCTTAATTATTGATAACCAAGATCTGGCTGGTGAAGTCGTCGGTGGAATCGAGGCTAGCTTAGCGAAAAATACATATCGATTGGTTGTCGAGGAGGGGGAGATAGTCTGGTTTGATGATTTTTATCAGCGAAAAATCTATACCGAACCCGACGCTGGGCTATGGCGTAAGTTTCTCGTCGATTGCATCGCATTATTGCCGATTGAATCGCAGCTTTAA
- a CDS encoding chemotaxis protein CheV codes for MKSKASQSQGLLLFQLSLTQLFALGTLKIRELVPYTPLSAIPHSHPTILGAANIRGATIPIVDMAAAVGYRPISKEELADSYIIITDCQRMVIGFLVRSIDKIIECNWRDIEKPPSNLGKNAYLTGVTKIEGKLVQLLDVELLLSKVFPASPETSRAILTDVQRECLKPLNILLVDDSKVARKQLSDALDSINIPYQVTADGKEALSIMQQAERDNHAIDILVSDIEMPGLDGYELAFEVKNNPAIAPAYIILHTSLSSEISVSQAHQVGANEALTKFCAHELIDAMLRGAEKAVDKANL; via the coding sequence ATGAAGAGCAAAGCGAGTCAATCTCAAGGCTTACTCTTGTTTCAACTGTCTCTGACACAGTTATTTGCCTTGGGCACCTTAAAAATACGCGAATTGGTTCCCTACACCCCATTGAGCGCTATTCCTCATTCCCACCCAACGATTTTAGGGGCGGCTAACATCCGAGGCGCCACCATTCCCATTGTAGATATGGCCGCCGCCGTTGGTTATCGACCGATTAGTAAAGAGGAGCTAGCAGATAGCTATATTATTATTACCGACTGCCAAAGAATGGTGATTGGTTTTTTAGTTCGTTCAATCGACAAGATTATAGAATGTAACTGGCGTGATATCGAAAAACCGCCCAGTAATTTGGGGAAGAATGCATATCTTACTGGCGTGACTAAAATCGAAGGTAAGCTGGTGCAGCTACTCGATGTTGAACTGCTACTGTCTAAAGTCTTTCCGGCTAGTCCTGAAACAAGTCGAGCGATCCTTACAGACGTCCAGCGAGAGTGTCTTAAGCCACTCAATATTTTGTTGGTTGATGACTCTAAAGTGGCACGTAAGCAGCTTAGCGACGCACTAGACAGCATTAATATTCCGTATCAGGTGACTGCTGATGGTAAGGAGGCTCTGTCGATAATGCAGCAAGCTGAGCGCGATAATCACGCCATTGATATTTTAGTGAGTGATATCGAGATGCCTGGACTCGATGGTTATGAGCTGGCATTTGAAGTTAAGAATAATCCAGCGATTGCACCTGCCTATATTATCTTACACACCTCACTTTCTAGCGAAATCAGCGTCAGCCAGGCTCATCAAGTAGGAGCTAATGAGGCGCTAACAAAGTTTTGTGCTCATGAGTTGATTGACGCCATGTTACGCGGGGCAGAGAAGGCCGTGGATAAGGCTAATCTTTAG
- the sstT gene encoding serine/threonine transporter SstT → MKQKTSLFARLADGSLVLQILVGIVAGVILATVSKSGAESVAFLGELFVGALKAIAPILVFILVAASIANQKKNAKTNMRPIVILYLFGTFSAAVTAVLMSFLFPTTLALSLDAAQASPPEGIGEVIHTLLFQLVDNPVNAVLTGNYIGILAWGVGLGLALHHATDSTKQVFADVSHGVSQMVRFIIRLAPIGIFGLVSATFATTGFTAIAGYMHLLLVLLAAMAIMALIINPAIVYFKIRRNPYPLVFTCLRESGVTAFFTRSSAANIPVNMALCEKLKLHEDTYSVSIPLGATINMGGAAITITILTLAAANTMGIQVDLLTAILLSVVAGVSACGASGVAGGSLLLIPLACSLFGISNDVAMQVVAVGFIIGVIQDSAETGLNSSTDVIFTAAACEAAERKENA, encoded by the coding sequence ATGAAACAAAAAACATCTTTGTTTGCCCGATTGGCAGACGGCAGTTTAGTGCTACAAATTCTCGTGGGTATTGTTGCTGGTGTTATTTTAGCAACCGTATCAAAAAGTGGTGCTGAGAGTGTGGCTTTTTTAGGTGAGCTGTTTGTTGGCGCCTTAAAAGCAATTGCACCTATCTTAGTGTTTATCTTGGTGGCGGCATCGATTGCTAACCAGAAGAAAAATGCTAAAACCAATATGCGTCCAATTGTGATCTTATATCTGTTTGGCACATTTTCGGCTGCAGTCACCGCAGTGTTAATGAGCTTCTTGTTTCCTACCACACTGGCATTATCGTTAGATGCAGCGCAGGCATCACCACCAGAAGGCATTGGTGAGGTGATCCATACTCTACTGTTCCAACTTGTCGATAACCCGGTTAATGCCGTATTGACTGGCAACTATATCGGTATTTTAGCTTGGGGTGTGGGTTTAGGCTTAGCGCTTCATCATGCTACGGATTCAACTAAGCAAGTGTTTGCCGATGTGAGTCATGGCGTATCTCAGATGGTTCGTTTCATCATACGTTTAGCACCGATTGGTATTTTTGGTCTTGTATCAGCAACATTCGCAACAACAGGTTTTACTGCGATTGCAGGTTACATGCACCTACTTCTTGTATTGCTTGCTGCGATGGCAATTATGGCGTTAATTATTAACCCTGCAATTGTGTACTTTAAAATTCGTCGTAATCCATACCCATTAGTATTTACTTGTCTTCGTGAAAGTGGCGTAACAGCCTTCTTCACTCGCTCGAGTGCGGCCAACATTCCGGTAAATATGGCCTTGTGTGAAAAGCTTAAGCTGCATGAAGATACTTACTCTGTTTCAATTCCTTTAGGTGCGACCATTAACATGGGCGGCGCAGCGATCACTATTACTATTTTGACGCTTGCTGCTGCAAATACGATGGGAATTCAAGTTGATCTACTTACCGCTATTTTGTTAAGTGTAGTCGCAGGGGTTTCTGCTTGTGGTGCATCAGGTGTCGCCGGTGGCTCACTGCTGCTTATTCCATTAGCATGTAGCTTATTTGGTATTTCAAATGATGTGGCTATGCAGGTGGTTGCAGTAGGCTTTATCATTGGCGTTATTCAAGATTCAGCTGAGACTGGCTTAAATAGCTCGACTGACGTTATCTTTACTGCTGCGGCGTGTGAAGCGGCAGAGCGAAAAGAGAACGCTTAA